The region TGGCCGGGCTGCTGGCCTCCGCTATGATGACCGGCTACTTTCTGCGCCAGATGGAGCAGCGCATGGAACTAGAACACACCGTATCTGGCTCCCTCTTTAGCGCTGACTTTGACGCCGACGATCTCGACTTCGACGATTAGCACCCCCTCCTTCTCAATGACATTTTTCAGGGGCTCTTGGCTCCTGTGGCTGGAGTCGCAGGGTCGCCTTTCCTGACGGTGGCCCCTCAGCCCTGACCCCAGTCGTGGGCAACACCACTGCTCGGCAGCAAATGCTGTTGAATCGCCCTGGCCAAATTTTCTGGGGTGCCAATATCCAGGTAGCTGCCCTGGGGAAAGGCTTCTGCTTCTACCCGCAAACCCGACTTCAGCGCCGCCTGCATGACATCGCCAATGGGAATTTCGCTGTAGGGTGGCAGCGCAGTCAGGTGCTGGGGAATGCGGGTGCCAATCAGGGCCTGGGTGCGATCGCGCACAAATTCATGCAAAAAGTCTGAGAACGTAGGCCGCCAGGCGGCGATCGCCCACATGTAGGGCAGGTGGGTCAGGTTTGACTTCTCGTAGATGCCCCGCACCACACCGCCCTCGTCAAAATCCACCAGCCCCACCTGCTGGGGCTGATCGGTGGGAAACAGTCCCAGTACCACATCGGCTGTGCCGCCGTGGAGGCGATCGAGCAGCACCTGGTAGGCATTCTCTGGCTCAAACAGCAGATCGGGGAACCCCATCACCACCGTCGCCCCCCGCAGGAAGGGGTAGGCCTGGTTGAGGCTAAAGGCTACTCCAAAGGGCACATGCACCGTCAGGTATGCCAGGTGCAGCCCCACGTCGGCCCCGTCCCCCAGGAAATTGGGGATATCCCACTTGCCGGGCCGCAAAATGAAGAACGCCTGTTCCACCCCCGCCCGCTGCATTTTCTCCAGCAAATAGTGGCACACCACCTTGGGGCGCAGCCCTGCCCTACCCGCTACCATGCGAGAACCTACCGGAAATAGTTCTTTGCTCATGGGCAATGGCGAAATGCGCGTGCCCTGCCCTGCGGCGGGAATTAAACCAACAATCGGTAGCGGTGCAGCCATAGAACAAGGGAACTTTGCAGGCGAGACAGTCGTCTTTGATTATCTGGTAGTGGGAGTGGATAACGCACTATGCACCAATTTTGGCAGGCTTTAGATCGGCTACCGTCCACCGCCGGGCTCCTCAGCCAGCGGCTAGGCCGCAGTGCCACCACCCTGACCCTAGTTGCAGCTTCCCTGGCGGGGGTGGCCCTGGCAGCACCCCAGGCCCGTGCCGTTGAAGATATTCAAATCACCTACGGGGCTCTAGAAGCGCCGCCGATTTCGGTGAGCGATCTAGAATCCTTTGCGACTACGGGTGTTCCTAGCCGCGACCTACAGCTGCTGCTCAACGTGCTTCGCATTGACGAAGAGCAGGCCCGTCAGGCGCTCACTCAAAACGTCTTGGTCGATGTAGACAGCCTGCGGGAAATGTCAGACTCCTTCGCCGGACAGTTTCTCTGGCGGCTGCTGGCTACCACGGTCACCTTTTCTGACAACAACAGCCCCGGTTGGGCGCTGCTGCGTAGCGCGGTGTTAGATACCGCCGCCACGGGCCAGCTCACGCTGCTCGATGTCCTCCGCACCATTGAGGCCACAACGCTGCGGGTCGATGGGCGGCGGGTGATGCAAATTGCCTCCCAAATCGATTTTGAGCGCTTTGGCGATCTGGCATCCATCCTGCTGGGTAAGTAGCGCTTGTCTCCTCTCAATCGCGTGTTCTGAAAAGAACAGCCTAAAATGGTGGCAATGCCGACGGCCCTAGCCCCATGTCTACACCTAAAATCGACTCAACTCCTACGGCTGAGACTGTTGGCAATCTTCACGCCGCAGACTTCTACGCTTGGACTCAGGCCCAGGCCGGGTTGCTGCGCCGTCGAGCCTGGGGTCAACTTGACCTGCCCAACTTAATTGAGGAATCGAATCCCTGGGCAAGCAGCAGTGCCAAGCGCTTCGCAACCGACTCAGCGTATTGGTTGGGCACTTACTAAAATGGCAGTATCAACCCCAGGGGCGTAGCCGCAGCTGGCTAGCTACCCTACGCGTTCAGCGGCTAGATATTGCTGACTTGCTCGACGACAACCCCAGCCTCAAACCGTATTTGGCTGAAGCCCTAGGTAAAGCCCATCGCAAGGGGATCGAACTCGCCTCTGGTGAAACCGATCTGCCCAGCAGCACTTTCCCCTCCCGGTGCCCCTACAGCCTGACTGAAATACTGGATGCTCAGTTCTTTCCCGGTGAACCCAGCGATTTAATCGCCGAGGACGACTAGACCTAGCGCTAGGAGAACCCAGTTCTCCTAGCGCCACTCAGCTGGTGGGCGATGCACCTGCGCTAGGCAGCAACCGTTACATTCCGTTGCATAGCCAGAAAGTTTACGAATGTATAGAAAAATCCCCTGGGGTTTGGCGGCGGCGGCGGTTGGGTAAGCGCGGTAGCTACAGATTTGCCGCTGCCTGGGGGGCGATCGCCTCCTCCTATCCCCCAAAGCCTGCTCTCAGGTGGGTGATTGCTCAGTTTGAGCTGGCCCCCGGCAATTAAGTCGGCCTAAAACAGCCATTTCAGCCGGCTTACTCCCCCAAAAGATTTAACATTCTATTTTTTGTTATTGTTCTTATTTATAGAAATTGCGACCCTAAAACCAGCTCTAAAGGCTCAAAAAATTGAAAAGAGCTCTTATGAGTCTAAAATTTTCTCTGGCTTGTCTCCAGAGAAAACTTTTCGGTTTTGCGGGGCTGTCTGTTCTCCATCCCCCTTCCCAAGGGTTGAGCGGTATCGCCATAATCCAAACAGCCGAAACACCTTGGGCCGCGTAGGCAACTGCGTAGACCCGGTTTGTTAAAAAGCCGATCCACGTCCAGCGGGTAGGAATACATTCCTCAAGCATTGCCCCTGGACTTGGATTTGGCCCTATCCGCCCTAGATGAGCATTTTCCCCTATGGTTCACCAGACTCTCAAGCTTTCTGTGTACGGGAAAGGGGGCATTGGTAAGTCCACCACCAGCTGCAACATCTCGGTAGCCCTGGCGAAACGGGGCCGAAAAGTCTTGCAGATTGGCTGCGACCCCAAGCACGACAGCACCTTTACCCTCACCGGGTTCCTGATTCCCACCATCATCGATACCCTGCAAGAAAAAGACTTCCACTACGAAGACGTGTGGGCCGAGGATGTGATCTACAAGGGCTACGGCGGCGTGCACTGCGTGGAGGCGGGCGGCCCTCCAGCGGGGGCGGGCTGCGGCGGCTACGTGGTGGGCGAAACCGTGAAGCTGCTCAAAGAACTCAATGCCTTTGACGAATACGACGTAATTCTCTTCGACGTGCTGGGGGATGTGGTCTGCGGTGGCTTTGCGGCCCCGCTGAACTACTCTGACTATTGCCTGATTGTCACCGACAACGGTTTTGACGCCCTGTTTGCCGCCAACCGCATCGCCGCCTCGGTGCGCGAAAAAGCCCGCACCCACCCCCTGCGCCTGGCCGGGCTGATCGGCAACCGCACCTCCAAGCGCGACCTGATCGACAAATATATTGAGTCGGTGTCCATGCCGGTGCTGGAGATTTTGCCGCTGATCGAAGACATTCGGGTGTCCCGCGTCAAGGGCAAAACGGTGTTTGAAATGGCGGAGAGCGATCCTGGACTGGATTCGGTGTGCCAGTACTACCTCAACATTGCCGATCAGATTTTGGCTCGGCCTGAGGGAGTGGTGCCCAGCGAAACCCCCGATCGCGAGCTGTTTAGCCTGCTGTCTGATTTCTACCTCAACCCCCCGGCGGACGCACCCAAGCAGGAAGTGGACGAGATGGATCTGATGATGGTGTGACCCACCGCCCCTCGTAGGGTGATTGGTTGGTCAATTTGACTTAAGGAGGTGATGCCCCAGACGATCGCATACCGTTGCGCTGTACGATCGCCCACAACCAAATTCCACGCTGCAAAAATCCTCCTCGAAGAAGTTCTAATCTTGAAGCGCTGCATTATCATCGGTACGCGGCTACTCAGCCGCTACCCCCAGGCGATTTAGCAAAGAGTCAGGATTATGGCCTTTTTCGAGAACTTTACCCAAGTCATTCGCCAAAAATGGTTGGACTACGTGCAGTCAAACCGGGCCTGGCTGACGCTGCAAATGCAGCAGACCTCGGTGCGCACCCCCGATGGCGGTCGGCGACCCTCCTCCTTTTTGGTGCTGGGGGTGGTGAATGCTCTAGAACCCAAGCTGTCGAACCTGATGGTGCCCTTCTACAAGCTCAACTCTGACGAGGACGCGCTGGTGGAAGTGCTGGGGCTCAACTTTGACCCCGAGATGGTGCTGGACAACCCCGACCACACCCAAACCATTGAGGCCAACGACGACCAGCCGCTGTTGCCCGATTCGCCGGATATGTAGGTTGCTAAGTCATCCGAGGGAAGGGGGTTGCCCATCGGCAGAACCTCACCTATGGACTTGTGTAAACCTAGACATCAAAAGCTGTATAACGTTTGAACGTTCAAACGTTTCGAGGCATCTGTGAACAGCAAACAACTGCGGCGATCGCTCAAGACAAAGTGGCTGACCTACTACCGCGACAACCGCGAGTGGATCGATAAATTGGGTATTTGGGTAACCAGCAACGGGCACAGGCGGCCCTCGTCGGGCTTTATCTTGGGGGCACTGGCCACCTTAGAACCCGACCTGACCAACCTGCTCCCCCTGGTGGTGGATTTAAGCAGCAACCCCGATCGCATTATTTCTGCCCTGGGTTTAGATATCAGCCCGGTGAAGGAGCTAGCAGCGCTAGAGCAGGCCCACAAGATGTTGCCCAGCAGCGCTCAGGCGGAGGTTTCTCTGGCCTCAGCCGAGGCCGTTAACGCTGAGACCGTCACCATCGACGCTCCCCCACCGCTTTCCCCCGCCTACGACGACGAAGCCTGCTCTGGTGCAGGCGGCAGTGAGGTTGATCGACCCAGGCCGTAAGTCCTTCACTAGGGAGATACCCCGACGATGACTCTGGCCCAAGCCCAACCCAACGCTTCCGCCCTCGAATTTGACTGCGACACCGGCAACTACCACACCTTTTGCCCGATTAGCTGCGTGGCGTGGCTGTACCAAAAAATTGAAGACAGCTTCTTTCTCGTAATCGGCACCAAGACCTGCGGCTACTTTTTGCAGAATGCCATGGGGGTGATGATTTTTGCTGAGCCCCGCTACGCCATGGCCGAGCTGGAGGAGGCCGATATCTCGGCCCAGCTCAACGATTATGAAGAGCTGAAAAGACTGTGTGAGAGCATTAAGCGCGATCGCAACCCCTCCGTCATCGTCTGGATTGGCACCTGCACCACCGAGATCATCAAAATGGATCTCGAAGGGCTAGCCCCCCGCCTCGAAGCTGAAATCGGCATCCCCATTGTTGTCGCCCGCGCCAACGGCCTCGACTACGCCTTTACCCAGGGCGAAGACACGGTGCTCGCCGCTATGGCCCAGCGCTGCCCCACCGTCGAAGAAGCCGCTGCCAAGCAGCCTGCGGTGGCCAAGGAAGAGGCCAAGAGCGGCGGCATTCAAAAGCTGCTGGGCCTGGGCCGTAAGAAAGAGGACGAGGTCGTGGTAGCTGAAGACACCCCCTACCACGACCACCCGCCCCTGGTGCTGTTTGGCTCAGTGCCCGACCCCATCGTCACCCAAATGACCCTGGAGCTTAAAAAGCAGGGTATCAAGGTCGATGGCTGGCTGCCCGCCAAGCTCTACACCGATCTGCCCGTGGTCGATGAGGGCTACTACGTCGCTGGCATCAACCCCTTTCTCTCGCGCACCGCTACCACGCTGATGCGCCGTCGCAAGTGCAAGCTAATTGGCGCTCCCTTCCCCATTGGCCCCGACGGCACCCGCGCCTGGATTGAGAAGATCTGCTCGGTGTTTAACATCGAGCCCCAGGGCATGGAAGAGCGCGAAGCCAAAATTTGGGAATCGGTAGAAGACTACCTGGAAATCATTCGCGGCAAGTCGGTCTACTTTATGGGCGACAACCTGCTGGAAATCTCCCTGGCCCGCTTTCTCACCCGCTGCGGCATGACGGTGCAGGAAATCGGCATTCCCTACATGGATAAGCGCTACCAGGCGGCGGAACTGGCCCTGCTGGAGAAAACCTGCAACGAAATGGGCACGCCCCTGCCCAAAATCACCGAAAAGCCCGACAACTACAACCAGCTTCAGCGCATCCAAGAGCTGCACCCGGATCTGGTGATTACGGGCATGGCCCACGCCAACCCGCTGGAGGCGCGGGGCATCAGCACCAAGTGGTCGGTGGAGTTCACCTTTGCCCAAATCCACGGCTTTGGCAACACCCGCGACATTCTGGAGCTGGTGACGCGACCCCTGCGCCGCAACAACAACCTCAAAGACCTCGGCTGGGAGAAGCTGGTCAAGGAAGAGGCGAAAGTGTAAGTTTTGGGGGCAGATCCCAGGGTTCTCAAAGAACCCTGGGATCTCTCCGCAGCAGACATTTTGCCGACAGTGGAAAGCTTTCCAGCCAGATCCCAGGGTTTTCTAAAAACCCTGGGATCTTTATACGGCAAGCCTTTTGCTGATGGAGGGAAGCCCTGTAGCCAGATCCCAGGGTTCTCCAAAAACCCTGGGATCTTCTTGTGTCAAGCATTTTGCTGGCAATGGGGAACTCTATGAGTGGATTTTCTCAGCTCAATCAGCTATGCCGCGCCGCAAGGTTGCCTTCTTGTCAGGGCACTACTATCACCTCTACAACCGAGGCAATAATCGGCAGAATATCTTCTTCGATCGCGAGCACTACCTCTTTTTTCTGCGCCAGTTTCGCCACCATGTGGCCGCCGAAGCTGCGGATGTGATCGCCTACTGCCTGATGCCGAACCACTACCATTTCCTGGTGTATCTGCGAGAAGACAGTCTCTCGGAGAAAATGGGATACCTATCTCTGTCCTACACGAAGGCGATCAACAAGCGGTGCCAGCGCTCTGGAGGGCTTTTCCAGGGGCCGTTTCAAGCGATTCATGTGGATGTTGAGGCCTATCTGCTAAACCTGTCTCGCTATATTCACCTGAATCCGGTGAAGGCGGGGTTGGTGCAGCGCCCAGAGGATTGGGAGTTTTCGAGCTATCCAGAATATGTTGAACGGCGCAGGGGAACGCTGCCCCAGTGCCAAGGGTTACAACAACAGGCCGGTGGGGCGACGGCCTACCAAGCTTTTGTGGAGTCTGAGTCTGTTCTCATGCCAGCGGCGCTACAGAGCTTGATGCTCGATGAGTAGTAAGCCAGATCCCAAGATTCTTCACCAGATCCCAAGATTCTTCACCAGATCCCAAGGGTTCTTTAAAAGCCCTGGGATCTTTCCGCAGCAAGCATTTCGCCCGCAGCGAGAGATCTCTGCCTCCAGATCCCAGGGTTTTTCAAAAACCCTGGGATCTCTTTCTCCGTTTACCTGCGCCCAAATCCACGGCTTTGGCAACACCCGCGACATTCTAGAGCTAGTGACGTGACCCCTGCGCCGCAACAACAACCTCAAAGACCTCGGCTGGGAGAAGTTAGTAAAGGAAGAAGCGAAGGTGTAGGTATTGGGGGCAGAACCCAGGGTTCTTCAATACGTGAATATACAAGAAACATAAATTCTTT is a window of Nodosilinea sp. PGN35 DNA encoding:
- the bchL gene encoding ferredoxin:protochlorophyllide reductase (ATP-dependent) iron-sulfur ATP-binding protein; the protein is MVHQTLKLSVYGKGGIGKSTTSCNISVALAKRGRKVLQIGCDPKHDSTFTLTGFLIPTIIDTLQEKDFHYEDVWAEDVIYKGYGGVHCVEAGGPPAGAGCGGYVVGETVKLLKELNAFDEYDVILFDVLGDVVCGGFAAPLNYSDYCLIVTDNGFDALFAANRIAASVREKARTHPLRLAGLIGNRTSKRDLIDKYIESVSMPVLEILPLIEDIRVSRVKGKTVFEMAESDPGLDSVCQYYLNIADQILARPEGVVPSETPDRELFSLLSDFYLNPPADAPKQEVDEMDLMMV
- a CDS encoding ferredoxin:protochlorophyllide reductase (ATP-dependent) subunit N, giving the protein MTLAQAQPNASALEFDCDTGNYHTFCPISCVAWLYQKIEDSFFLVIGTKTCGYFLQNAMGVMIFAEPRYAMAELEEADISAQLNDYEELKRLCESIKRDRNPSVIVWIGTCTTEIIKMDLEGLAPRLEAEIGIPIVVARANGLDYAFTQGEDTVLAAMAQRCPTVEEAAAKQPAVAKEEAKSGGIQKLLGLGRKKEDEVVVAEDTPYHDHPPLVLFGSVPDPIVTQMTLELKKQGIKVDGWLPAKLYTDLPVVDEGYYVAGINPFLSRTATTLMRRRKCKLIGAPFPIGPDGTRAWIEKICSVFNIEPQGMEEREAKIWESVEDYLEIIRGKSVYFMGDNLLEISLARFLTRCGMTVQEIGIPYMDKRYQAAELALLEKTCNEMGTPLPKITEKPDNYNQLQRIQELHPDLVITGMAHANPLEARGISTKWSVEFTFAQIHGFGNTRDILELVTRPLRRNNNLKDLGWEKLVKEEAKV
- a CDS encoding DUF5331 domain-containing protein, with protein sequence MAFFENFTQVIRQKWLDYVQSNRAWLTLQMQQTSVRTPDGGRRPSSFLVLGVVNALEPKLSNLMVPFYKLNSDEDALVEVLGLNFDPEMVLDNPDHTQTIEANDDQPLLPDSPDM
- a CDS encoding alpha/beta hydrolase, whose protein sequence is MHQFWQALDRLPSTAGLLSQRLGRSATTLTLVAASLAGVALAAPQARAVEDIQITYGALEAPPISVSDLESFATTGVPSRDLQLLLNVLRIDEEQARQALTQNVLVDVDSLREMSDSFAGQFLWRLLATTVTFSDNNSPGWALLRSAVLDTAATGQLTLLDVLRTIEATTLRVDGRRVMQIASQIDFERFGDLASILLGK
- a CDS encoding DUF5331 domain-containing protein, which translates into the protein MNSKQLRRSLKTKWLTYYRDNREWIDKLGIWVTSNGHRRPSSGFILGALATLEPDLTNLLPLVVDLSSNPDRIISALGLDISPVKELAALEQAHKMLPSSAQAEVSLASAEAVNAETVTIDAPPPLSPAYDDEACSGAGGSEVDRPRP
- a CDS encoding sugar phosphate nucleotidyltransferase, with the translated sequence MAAPLPIVGLIPAAGQGTRISPLPMSKELFPVGSRMVAGRAGLRPKVVCHYLLEKMQRAGVEQAFFILRPGKWDIPNFLGDGADVGLHLAYLTVHVPFGVAFSLNQAYPFLRGATVVMGFPDLLFEPENAYQVLLDRLHGGTADVVLGLFPTDQPQQVGLVDFDEGGVVRGIYEKSNLTHLPYMWAIAAWRPTFSDFLHEFVRDRTQALIGTRIPQHLTALPPYSEIPIGDVMQAALKSGLRVEAEAFPQGSYLDIGTPENLARAIQQHLLPSSGVAHDWGQG
- a CDS encoding transposase, which encodes MPRRKVAFLSGHYYHLYNRGNNRQNIFFDREHYLFFLRQFRHHVAAEAADVIAYCLMPNHYHFLVYLREDSLSEKMGYLSLSYTKAINKRCQRSGGLFQGPFQAIHVDVEAYLLNLSRYIHLNPVKAGLVQRPEDWEFSSYPEYVERRRGTLPQCQGLQQQAGGATAYQAFVESESVLMPAALQSLMLDE